The proteins below are encoded in one region of Glandiceps talaboti chromosome 17, keGlaTala1.1, whole genome shotgun sequence:
- the LOC144448679 gene encoding complement C1q tumor necrosis factor-related protein 3-like: MIRYFITMVAFLTISCLGEHSVYREMVERSDPVTIKNGVAFSVALLDSFGPVEEPTTIVYDKAFVNTNEVVNLKTGIFTVPISGFYFLIINVGRNIGSGEIGPSVDLYINGNTTTVFGVSVCCREDLYDSATNSAIIELKAGDLVRLALQDDYQVYSSLWAETSFTGFLIFQTCSSQEDNVNA; encoded by the coding sequence ATGATTCGATATTTTATCACGATGGTGGCTTTCTTAACAATTTCATGTTTGGGAGAACACAGTGTTTACCGTGAAATGGTGGAAAGAAGCGACCCTGTCACCATCAAGAATGGCGTGGCTTTCTCCGTGGCTCTCTTAGATAGTTTCGGACCAGTCGAGGAACCCACTACGATTGTCTACGATAAAGCGTTTGTGAATACCAATGAAGTGGTTAACCTTAAAACAGGAATTTTCACCGTTCCTATCAGTGGCTTCTATTTCTTAATCATTAACGTCGGTAGAAATATTGGTAGTGGCGAAATCGGTCCATCCGTCGATCTATATATAAATGGCAACACAACCACCGTGTTCGGAGTTTCCGTATGTTGCAGAGAAGATTTATATGATTCTGCTACAAATAGTGCAATTATAGAACTGAAAGCTGGCGATCTTGTCAGATTGGCTCTGCAAGATGACTACCAAGTGTATTCTAGTCTTTGGGCAGAAACCAGCTTCACTGGTTTCCTGATCTTTCAGACATGTTCTTCTCAAGAAGATAATGTCAACGCCTAA